The following coding sequences are from one Carassius gibelio isolate Cgi1373 ecotype wild population from Czech Republic chromosome B7, carGib1.2-hapl.c, whole genome shotgun sequence window:
- the si:dkey-181f22.4 gene encoding receptor-interacting serine/threonine-protein kinase 2 isoform X2, with protein sequence MNLVEHSLIIPAGLKSTGSRGMAQASHLQMIDEKDLRDVVLVRTSVGACLRGHFGRTGRKVAVKLIKDSKWVDRLKKEGMLGRVCSEQVLVPLGVYTSHSLVGLVWDWMTEGSLDSLLHESDMFPELSMALCLRILLDVSKGLAHLHAIRLPHGALKATNVLLNQQYCAKLCDWGQEINLDLSTSNCRGPCYRDLAYVSPEVIQGAVPSVEADVYSFGVLLWETLNRKRPCEGIDQLQTKLELGLEVDLLPPMTPQSHALTQLIIRCLNSDPKKRPSAEECAVVLRKTLAVFGPQTFSEAVLHLKTCKERRLLSCKMRSSWELPIELHNLEDNNCKSTTKHWNSKVIPQNETLPVSPPNAKVKAPLPIATRGCPQIGCCRDTGKSSLQSNNSCSDNGFTQINGRPGVPQRQSSASLRSPCVSPTMIFQINPQNNAGNQVKCQLSAGRSCCQLLQERREAIVRFMTEGRLNNVLDVLRARQAVTRETYEIITAALTLTARTRCLLDICACLGENVAILVATTLGLVSTENAQTTHRWHAG encoded by the exons ATGAATCTAGTTGAGCATTCTCTCATCATCCCAGCAGGGCTGAAATCGACTGGGTCCAGAGGAATGGCTCAGGCCAGTCATCTGCAGATGATTGACGAGAAAGACTTGCGCGATGTAGTTTTGGTCCGAACGAGTGTAGGTGCGTGCTTGCGAGGACATTTCGGGAGGACAGGACGCAAAGTGGCTGTCAAGTTAATCAAGGATAG TAAATGGGTCGACAGGTTAAAGAAAGAAGGAATGCTGGGTCGGGTGTGTTCTGAGCAAGTTTTAGTCCCATTGGGTGTGTACACATCTCATTCTCTGGTTGGGCTGGTGTGGGACTGGATGACTGAAGGATCTCTAGATTCATTACTGCATGAG TCAGACATGTTTCCAGAGCTTTCAATGGCTCTTTGTCTTCGGATCCTTTTGGACGTTTCTAAAGGTTTAGCTCATCTCCATGCCATTCGTCTGCCTCATGGAGCCCTGAAAGCCACTAATGTTCTTCTCAACCAACAGTACTGTGCCAAG TTGTGTGACTGGGGTCAAGAAATAAACCTGGACTTGAGCACGTCTAATTGCCGTGGACCATGTTACAGAGATCTGGCCTATGTGTCACCTGAAGTCATTCAAGGTGCTGTTCCTTCTGTTGAGGCTGACGTATATAG TTTTGGGGTTCTTCTGTGGGAAACGTTGAATAGAAAGCGTCCATGTGAAG GTATTGATCAGCTTCAGACCAAATTGGAGCTTGGTTTGGAGGTTGACCTTCTGCCACCAATGACACCTCAAAGCCATGCCCTCACCCAGCTCATCATTAGATGCTTGAACAGTGACCCTAAAAAACGACCATCAGCTGAGG AGTGTGCTGTGGTTCTAAGGAAAACCTTGGCAGTGTTTGGTCCACAGACTTTCAGCGAAGCTGTTCTTCATCTGAAAACATGCAAG GAGAGGAGGCTACTGAGCTGTAAAATGCGCTCATCCTGGGAGTTGCCTATTGAGCTACATAACCTAGAG GACAATAATTGCAAAAGTACCACAAAACATTGGAACTCCAAGGTGATTCCCCAGAATGAAACTCTGCCAGTGTCTCCACCGAATGCAAAAGTAAAGGCTCCTCTGCCAATAGCAACAAGAGGTTGTCCTCAAATTGGATGTTGTAGGG ATACTGGCAAAAGTTCACTCCAGTCCAATAACTCCTGCAGTGATAATGGTTTCACTCAGATTAATGGACGTCCCGGAGTTCCCCAGAGACAGAGCTCTGCATCTTTAAGGTCCCCATGTGTTTCCCCCACAATGATATTCCAGATCAACCCACAAAACAACGCTGGCAACCAAG TTAAATGTCAACTGTCTGCGGGAAGGAGCTGTTGCCAACTTCTGCAAGAAAGACGGGAGGCCATTGTTCGCTTCATGACTGAGGGCCGACTCAACAACGTACTTGACGTGTTGCGAGCCAGACAGGCTGTGACCCGCGAGACGTATGAGATCATCACTGCGGCCCTGACCTTGACTGCACGCACACGCTGTTTGCTTGACATCTGTGCCTGCCTTGGTGAAAATGTTGCTATCTTGGTGGCCACGACTTTAGGTTTAGTATCCACTGAAAATGCTCAGACCACTCATAGGTGGCATGCTGGTTAA
- the adgrg1 gene encoding adhesion G-protein coupled receptor G1: MEQNPKSVRMWIIICLLFILGQAMENDRDFKMCGIWRHGNASRNLKYDLKTGCKEIEISANESTLSIQGSITAMCTRSSSIPLISSPLQNQSHFCVLWEPLLDLLIVQVNGTNHTLCESHGLQGKCCTDLSQGKHTRAALYGIVKGSTHGDIIIYDAMEVYRFRGDTINCKEKFCDEASQKHSGANMIEEVVMKSNKTGHVDLPCAESTIIEMKEGFTGLNFTLTTQTVAPNMTPSVYLPSCLKSQSRNTSKVVCTYFQKKTLFQRGSYDLLGGVVGLSVENEIIKNLPEPVRIRFHHSAIPPNHSRSCVSWDTRRDNEVTWRYDGCDTVKIHDTETECCCNHLTYFAILVQVEQKATVRHLQTLTFITAVGCAVSLVSCLVLFYWLCNRRGKKTQISLVHRGLVVAIFLLCLFFILTGTLANVGNETVCKITGSLLHYALLSTLCWMALEVFHTFLLIRKVFTSTLPTWIFYLVGFGLPFLLVGILLTIQDIYDVDIYGKREIVPSDDVNSTYRMCWMLENEKSLLAHYIINVGLLAVVVSSGAVMLFLVVREIRNRPDWKKIHVAFLSIWGLTCLFGTTWGLGFLDFGPMSETILFLFCIINSLQGFFLMLRYYALERMKKKDRSLSDGSSSGSSKQHMLQTHEKS, encoded by the exons ATGGAGCAGAATCCAAAGTCTGTAAGAATGTGGATAATCATCTGCCTTCTGTTTATTTTGGGTCAAG CAATGGAGAATGACAGAGACTTTAAGATGTGTGGAATATGGCGCCATGGCAACGCATCCCGAAATCTGAAATATGATTTGAAAACAGGCTGTAAAGAAATTGAGATTTCAGCCAACGAGAGTACACTCTCAATTCAAGGCAGTATCACAGCCATGTGTACCCGATCTTCATCCATTCCTCTAATATCAAGTCCTCTTCAAAATCAAAGTCATTTCTGTGTGTTGTGGGAGCCGCTGCTGGACCTGCTGATAGTGCAGGTGAATGGAACCAATCACACTCTGTGTGAATCACATGGCCTTCAAGGAAAGTGCTGCACTGACCTCTCACAAGGGAAACACACACGTGCTGCTTTGTATGGTATTGTAAAAGGCAGCACCCATGGTGATATCATCATATATGATGCCATGGAAGTATATCGTTTTCGAGGAGATACAATCAACTGCA AGGAGAAATTCTGTGATGAGGCAAGTCAGAAGCACAGTGGAGCAAACAT gataGAGGAAGTGGTGATGAAATCCAATAAAACAGGTCATGTGGATCTACCTTGTGCTGAGAGCACAATCATTGAGATGAAAGAGGGTTTCACAGGACTCAATTTCACTCTGACA ACTCAAACTGTAGCACCAAACATGACACCCTCCGTTTATCTTCCTTCCTGTCTGAAATCCCAATCAAGAAACACATCCAAAGTGGTGTGTACTTACTTCCAAAAAAAGACCTTGTTCCAG AGGGGCTCATATGATCTTCTGGGTGGCGTAGTTGGACTCTCTGTGGAGAACGAGATCATCAAAAACCTCCCAGAACCTGTCAGAATCAGGTTCCATCACTCTGCTATCCCA CCAAACCATTCTAGAAGCTGTGTTTCATGGGACACAAGACGAG ATAATGAAGTGACCTGGAGATATGACGGCTGTGATACTGTTAAAATCCATGACACAGAGACCGAATGTTGCTGTAATCATCTCACATACTTTGCTATTCTTGTG CAAGTGGAACAGAAGGCTACAGTTCGCCATCTACAGACTCTGACGTTCATTACAGCTGTGGGCTGTGCTGTGTCCTTAGTTAGCTGTTTGGTTCTCTTCTACTGGCTCTGTAACCGCAG AGGGAAGAAAACCCAGATCTCACTGGTTCACCGTGGTCTAGTAGTGGCGATATTTCTTCTGTGCTTGTTCTTCATTCTTACTGGCACACTGGCCAATGTAGGAAATGAAACTGTTTGTAAAATAACAGGATCCCTTCTGCATTATGCGCTGCTGAGCACACTCTGCTGGATGGCCTTGGAAGTGTTTCACACGTTCTTACTCATCCGCAAGGTGTTCACCTCAACTCTCCCGACATGGATATTTTACTTAGTAGGCTTTG GTCTTCCGTTTCTGCTGGTCGGTATACTGCTCACGATACAGGATATTTATGACGTGGATATTTATGGCAAAAGGGAGATTGTGCCAAGTGATGATGTCAACAGTACTTACCGCAT GTGCTGGATGTTGGAGAATGAAAAGAGCCTATTGGCTCATTACATCATAAATGTTGGCTTACTTGCTGTTGTGGTGAGCTCTGGAGCCGTCATGCTTTTCCTTGTGGTGAGGGAGATCCGCAACCGGCCTGACTGGAAGAAGATTCATGTGGCTTTTCTCAGTATCTGGGGTCTCACCTGTCTGTTTGGCACGACGTGGGGCCTTGGTTTCCTGGATTTTGGTCCAATGTCAGAGACCATTCTCTTCCTCTTCTGCATTATCAATAGTTTACAAG GATTTTTTCTCATGCTGCGATACTATGCTCTTGAACGGATGAAAAAGAAAGATAGGTCACTTTCGGATGGGAGCAGCTCTGGATCTTCAAAGCAGCATATGTTACAGACTCATGAGAAGAGTTAA
- the si:dkey-181f22.4 gene encoding receptor-interacting serine/threonine-protein kinase 2 isoform X1 gives MNLVEHSLIIPAGLKSTGSRGMAQASHLQMIDEKDLRDVVLVRTSVGACLRGHFGRTGRKVAVKLIKDSKWVDRLKKEGMLGRVCSEQVLVPLGVYTSHSLVGLVWDWMTEGSLDSLLHESDMFPELSMALCLRILLDVSKGLAHLHAIRLPHGALKATNVLLNQQYCAKLCDWGQEINLDLSTSNCRGPCYRDLAYVSPEVIQGAVPSVEADVYSFGVLLWETLNRKRPCEDNNFLTGIDQLQTKLELGLEVDLLPPMTPQSHALTQLIIRCLNSDPKKRPSAEECAVVLRKTLAVFGPQTFSEAVLHLKTCKERRLLSCKMRSSWELPIELHNLEDNNCKSTTKHWNSKVIPQNETLPVSPPNAKVKAPLPIATRGCPQIGCCRDTGKSSLQSNNSCSDNGFTQINGRPGVPQRQSSASLRSPCVSPTMIFQINPQNNAGNQVKCQLSAGRSCCQLLQERREAIVRFMTEGRLNNVLDVLRARQAVTRETYEIITAALTLTARTRCLLDICACLGENVAILVATTLGLVSTENAQTTHRWHAG, from the exons ATGAATCTAGTTGAGCATTCTCTCATCATCCCAGCAGGGCTGAAATCGACTGGGTCCAGAGGAATGGCTCAGGCCAGTCATCTGCAGATGATTGACGAGAAAGACTTGCGCGATGTAGTTTTGGTCCGAACGAGTGTAGGTGCGTGCTTGCGAGGACATTTCGGGAGGACAGGACGCAAAGTGGCTGTCAAGTTAATCAAGGATAG TAAATGGGTCGACAGGTTAAAGAAAGAAGGAATGCTGGGTCGGGTGTGTTCTGAGCAAGTTTTAGTCCCATTGGGTGTGTACACATCTCATTCTCTGGTTGGGCTGGTGTGGGACTGGATGACTGAAGGATCTCTAGATTCATTACTGCATGAG TCAGACATGTTTCCAGAGCTTTCAATGGCTCTTTGTCTTCGGATCCTTTTGGACGTTTCTAAAGGTTTAGCTCATCTCCATGCCATTCGTCTGCCTCATGGAGCCCTGAAAGCCACTAATGTTCTTCTCAACCAACAGTACTGTGCCAAG TTGTGTGACTGGGGTCAAGAAATAAACCTGGACTTGAGCACGTCTAATTGCCGTGGACCATGTTACAGAGATCTGGCCTATGTGTCACCTGAAGTCATTCAAGGTGCTGTTCCTTCTGTTGAGGCTGACGTATATAG TTTTGGGGTTCTTCTGTGGGAAACGTTGAATAGAAAGCGTCCATGTGAAG ACAATAATTTTCTTACAGGTATTGATCAGCTTCAGACCAAATTGGAGCTTGGTTTGGAGGTTGACCTTCTGCCACCAATGACACCTCAAAGCCATGCCCTCACCCAGCTCATCATTAGATGCTTGAACAGTGACCCTAAAAAACGACCATCAGCTGAGG AGTGTGCTGTGGTTCTAAGGAAAACCTTGGCAGTGTTTGGTCCACAGACTTTCAGCGAAGCTGTTCTTCATCTGAAAACATGCAAG GAGAGGAGGCTACTGAGCTGTAAAATGCGCTCATCCTGGGAGTTGCCTATTGAGCTACATAACCTAGAG GACAATAATTGCAAAAGTACCACAAAACATTGGAACTCCAAGGTGATTCCCCAGAATGAAACTCTGCCAGTGTCTCCACCGAATGCAAAAGTAAAGGCTCCTCTGCCAATAGCAACAAGAGGTTGTCCTCAAATTGGATGTTGTAGGG ATACTGGCAAAAGTTCACTCCAGTCCAATAACTCCTGCAGTGATAATGGTTTCACTCAGATTAATGGACGTCCCGGAGTTCCCCAGAGACAGAGCTCTGCATCTTTAAGGTCCCCATGTGTTTCCCCCACAATGATATTCCAGATCAACCCACAAAACAACGCTGGCAACCAAG TTAAATGTCAACTGTCTGCGGGAAGGAGCTGTTGCCAACTTCTGCAAGAAAGACGGGAGGCCATTGTTCGCTTCATGACTGAGGGCCGACTCAACAACGTACTTGACGTGTTGCGAGCCAGACAGGCTGTGACCCGCGAGACGTATGAGATCATCACTGCGGCCCTGACCTTGACTGCACGCACACGCTGTTTGCTTGACATCTGTGCCTGCCTTGGTGAAAATGTTGCTATCTTGGTGGCCACGACTTTAGGTTTAGTATCCACTGAAAATGCTCAGACCACTCATAGGTGGCATGCTGGTTAA